Part of the Paenibacillus sp. YPG26 genome, TCGCCCCCGCTGAATCCCCAGGGCCTGGCAATCAGAGCAGGCTCGGTTGCACATTCGTCCACAGATACTCGCATCGCTTCGTTCAAATGCATCATTGCTGTGCGCAGCTGTTCGTCGGTCTGAAGGAACTGGCGGTCCCACTTGTTCATCCGTTGGCCGTCTTTCTGCAATTGCCTCAAGAACGCTTCGGGACGCTGCATCATCAATTTTTTCTGGGCCCTGTATATGGATTTCAATACCCCCGGCCACTTTTTGCTCATATAGAATGCGATTCTATTCCTGCGCATCATCTCTTCCGGAGGTTTGCCGTTAAGAAACGGGGCGATGCTGGAGACCATTGTAGCAGAATGAAGCCGGTTGGGCAGCAGATAGCCACAAGCTGCGGCATACGCACCTCCGCCTGAGACACCAATCACCGAGAATTTCTCCAAGCCTAAATTATCGGCTGCCTGAATGACATCATCTGTCCAATCCAACAAGGTACGTCCAGGCTTCGGATCTGATAATCCGAATCCCGGGCGATCCAGACTAATGAGTCTGACTCCCATGTGGGCGCTGATGGGATCATCGTCCGGGAACAACAAGCGCGATCCAGGAGTCCCATGAAAAAACATGACAGGAATACCTGAGGGGTCACCGTACTCTACATATCCGAGCTTCCGCCCATCTTTTAGCGGGATTACGAGATGATTCATTTTTTTCACCTTCCTTAAAATTTAAGTCGACTTAAATTTTTGGCATAGAACAAGAAGGCAGATTACTGCCGTTACAAGGGTTTCGAGGCTTCGCAGGCGATAGCGTAGAGCTTCTCGTTTAGTTCCAACAGCTTTTGCAAGTCTGCTAACGGCAGCTTGGAGTAATACTTCTCGACCAGCAGCAATTGAAGTTGATCGAGGAGCTGGATATAGTGCTGCCCCTTCTCGTCAAGCTTAACAATGATCTCCCGCCGGTTATTCGGGTTAATCTCTCTTGTGACGTACTCTTGCTTCTCCAGTTTGGAGATGAGCTGGCTGGCGGCACTTGGTGTGGTGGAGAAGTAGTGAGCAATTTCGTTCACCGTACGGTCGTTAGTCCGCAGCAGCTCAAGAAGGATCTTCTGCTTCGTCGACAACTCTGAGTACTCACCGTCTAATGCTTGCTTGAAGTCTTCCAGATAAATAGTGCTTAGCTCATTGGAAATAGCGATAATCTTATTGCATATTGCTGCGATATTCTGGTCCATGGACAAATCACCCCGTTGATGTGATTATAAACAATGATTAATATTTAAGCAAGCTTAAATGTAAGTGTGTGCCGCAGTACACTACCATTGATGTAATGTACTACTGACCGGAAGCTAATCGAAGGAACATTCAGGCCGGAACCTGACCTGAACGCTCGACTGTCGTCGGACTTATGGAGTCCTGCCAGTCCCGTTCCTGAACTTGCCCTCAAGCTGCTGACCGCGCAGCCCAAAGAG contains:
- a CDS encoding alpha/beta hydrolase, encoding MNHLVIPLKDGRKLGYVEYGDPSGIPVMFFHGTPGSRLLFPDDDPISAHMGVRLISLDRPGFGLSDPKPGRTLLDWTDDVIQAADNLGLEKFSVIGVSGGGAYAAACGYLLPNRLHSATMVSSIAPFLNGKPPEEMMRRNRIAFYMSKKWPGVLKSIYRAQKKLMMQRPEAFLRQLQKDGQRMNKWDRQFLQTDEQLRTAMMHLNEAMRVSVDECATEPALIARPWGFSGGDIQCPVYIWHGEIDTMAPASEIKHFADSIPDCKTHFIPEAGHFLFDDENLWKAILGTMLQQVQR
- a CDS encoding MarR family winged helix-turn-helix transcriptional regulator, with amino-acid sequence MDQNIAAICNKIIAISNELSTIYLEDFKQALDGEYSELSTKQKILLELLRTNDRTVNEIAHYFSTTPSAASQLISKLEKQEYVTREINPNNRREIIVKLDEKGQHYIQLLDQLQLLLVEKYYSKLPLADLQKLLELNEKLYAIACEASKPL